Proteins from a single region of Chaetodon trifascialis isolate fChaTrf1 chromosome 10, fChaTrf1.hap1, whole genome shotgun sequence:
- the ciao2a gene encoding cytosolic iron-sulfur assembly component 2A has translation MEIVFSLVSLTVTKVLQFSGLVDNRDVLRTKKMEDKALEVYDVIRSIRDPEKPNTLEELDVVTEKCVEVQELGEDEFLIIIKFSPTVPHCSLATLIGLCLQVKLQRCLPFKHKLEIYISEGTHSTEEDINKQINDKERVAAAMENPNLREIVEQCVTEPDD, from the exons atggaaatagtgTTCAGCCTTGTGTCTTTAACTGTCACCAAGGTTTTACAGTTTTCTGGACTTGTCGACAACAGGGATGTCCTGAGGACGAAAAAGATGGAGGACAAAGCGTTAGAAGTGTACG atgTCATCCGATCCATCCGAGACCCTGAGAAGCCCAACacgctggaggagctggacgtGGTGACGGAGAAGTGCGTGGAGGTCCAGGAGCTCGGGGAGGACGAgttcctcatcatcatcaagttCTCTCCCACCGTCCCTCACTGCTCTCTGGCCACCCTGATCG GTCTCTGCTTACAGGTGAAGCTGCAGCGATGTCTGCCGTTCAAACACAAG CTGGAGatctacatttcagagggaaccCACTCCACTGAGGAAGACA TCAACAAGCAGATCAACGATAAGGAGCGAGTGGCGGCCGCCATGGAGAACCCCAACCTCAGGGAGATCGTGGAGCAGTGCGTCACCGAGCCCGACGACTGA